The Caulobacter sp. FWC26 genome contains a region encoding:
- a CDS encoding glutamine synthetase family protein has protein sequence MKPKHNKAKRDQILDRGVSTIEEAKDWFARQHIEEIECVVPDLAGVARGKIMPVRKFLGSPSMNLPLAVFYQTITGDFPEFEGAVNAVQSDTDIFLTPDFATLAAVPWAQDPTAQVIHDAFHPDGRPVEEAPRQVLRRVLALYAEKGWSPIVAPEIEFYLVDRNTDPDYPLKPPIGRSGRPETGRQGYSISAVNEFDALFEDMYEYSERQGLEIDTLIHESGVAQMEINLQHGHPLELADQVFMMKRTIREAALEHEIYATFMAKPMANEPGSAMHIHQSIVDKKGRNLFSDEDGAESALFHGFIAGQQTYLPAIMAILAPYVNSYRRISRDSGAPVNTQWGYDNRTCGLRVPPSGPANRRVENRIPSSDANPYLAIAASLAAGYLGMVQGLKPSEPVAIDAGARGIELPRSLSDSLRLFVACQPLVEILGPTFCAAYDRVKQAEYETFMRTISPWEREFLLLNV, from the coding sequence ATGAAGCCGAAGCACAACAAGGCCAAGCGCGACCAGATCCTGGATCGCGGCGTCTCGACGATCGAGGAGGCCAAGGACTGGTTCGCGCGCCAGCACATCGAGGAGATCGAGTGCGTGGTGCCCGATCTGGCCGGCGTGGCGCGCGGCAAGATCATGCCGGTGCGCAAGTTCCTCGGCTCGCCGTCGATGAATTTGCCGCTGGCGGTGTTCTACCAGACCATCACCGGCGACTTCCCCGAGTTCGAGGGCGCGGTGAACGCCGTCCAGTCCGACACCGACATCTTCCTGACCCCGGACTTCGCGACCCTGGCCGCCGTGCCCTGGGCGCAGGATCCGACCGCCCAGGTCATCCACGACGCCTTCCACCCCGACGGCCGTCCCGTAGAGGAGGCGCCGCGCCAAGTGCTTCGACGGGTTCTGGCGCTCTATGCCGAAAAGGGCTGGAGCCCCATCGTAGCGCCGGAGATCGAGTTCTATCTCGTCGATCGCAACACCGATCCGGACTATCCGCTGAAGCCGCCGATCGGGCGTTCGGGGCGTCCCGAGACGGGCCGGCAAGGCTACTCGATCAGTGCGGTCAACGAGTTCGACGCGCTGTTCGAGGACATGTACGAATACTCCGAGCGCCAGGGGCTGGAGATCGACACCCTGATCCACGAAAGCGGCGTGGCGCAGATGGAGATCAACCTGCAGCACGGCCATCCGCTGGAACTGGCCGACCAGGTGTTCATGATGAAGCGTACGATCCGCGAGGCGGCGCTGGAGCATGAGATCTACGCCACCTTCATGGCCAAGCCGATGGCCAACGAGCCCGGCAGCGCCATGCACATCCACCAGTCGATCGTCGACAAGAAGGGGCGCAACCTGTTCTCGGACGAGGACGGCGCGGAGTCGGCGCTGTTCCATGGCTTCATCGCCGGCCAGCAGACCTATCTGCCGGCGATCATGGCCATCCTGGCGCCGTACGTGAACAGCTATCGCCGCATCTCGCGCGACAGCGGCGCGCCGGTGAACACCCAGTGGGGCTACGACAACCGCACCTGCGGCCTGCGCGTGCCGCCATCGGGGCCGGCCAACCGCCGGGTCGAGAACCGCATCCCGTCGTCGGACGCCAATCCGTACCTGGCGATCGCCGCGTCGCTGGCGGCTGGCTATCTGGGCATGGTCCAGGGGCTCAAGCCCAGCGAGCCGGTGGCGATCGACGCCGGCGCGCGGGGGATCGAGCTGCCGCGCAGCCTGTCGGACTCGCTACGCCTGTTCGTCGCCTGCCAGCCGCTGGTCGAGATCCTGGGCCCGACCTTCTGCGCCGCCTATGACCGGGTGAAGCAGGCCGAGTACGAAACCTTCATGCGCACCATCAGCCCCTGGGAGCGGGAGTTCCTGCTGCTGAATGTGTGA
- a CDS encoding FAD-binding oxidoreductase: protein MTDQTPHPCPSPYGRGNWYAATAPEFPGLLSLEGDVQTEVCIVGAGFTGLGAAMALGEKAVVLEADRVGCAATGRNGGQVHTGQRRDQTWLEQAVGRDDAMALWRLAEDARAHFKTLTDVIACDWRPGMIHARHKPHGEGEDAAYVALMAERYGYDQLELIGEADLAHELGTDVYFGGLMDRGGGHVHPLKLAQGMAARARAAGAMIYERTRARTWRREGGKIVVEIATGRVTCDRLILSGDGQLNAMAGTAQARVMPINNFIAVTAPLGRLADEIIRSNAAVSDSRFVVNYFRKTPDGRLLFGGGENYRPGFPSDIAALVRKNLAKVYPRLAGVEITHAWGGTLGITLSRMPFVSEIAPGVRVASGYSGQGVMLAPYVGKLLAEGDAQVSDLMARVPTPPFPGGRWLRWPLTVAGLSWYALRDRL from the coding sequence GTGACTGACCAAACCCCTCACCCCTGCCCCTCTCCCTATGGGAGAGGGAATTGGTACGCCGCCACCGCTCCTGAATTCCCGGGCCTTCTGTCGCTTGAGGGCGATGTCCAAACCGAAGTCTGTATCGTCGGCGCAGGCTTCACGGGCCTCGGCGCGGCGATGGCCTTGGGGGAGAAGGCCGTCGTTCTCGAAGCCGACCGCGTCGGCTGCGCCGCTACGGGGCGCAACGGCGGTCAGGTCCATACCGGCCAGCGGCGCGACCAGACGTGGCTGGAGCAAGCCGTCGGGCGCGACGACGCCATGGCCCTGTGGCGGCTGGCCGAGGATGCTCGCGCCCACTTCAAGACCCTGACGGACGTCATTGCCTGCGACTGGCGCCCAGGCATGATCCACGCGCGCCACAAGCCCCACGGCGAGGGCGAGGACGCCGCCTATGTCGCGTTGATGGCCGAGCGTTATGGCTACGACCAGCTGGAGCTCATCGGCGAGGCCGATCTTGCCCATGAGCTGGGGACCGACGTCTATTTCGGCGGCCTCATGGATCGCGGCGGCGGTCACGTCCATCCGCTGAAGCTGGCCCAAGGCATGGCGGCCCGGGCCAGGGCGGCCGGCGCGATGATCTATGAGCGCACCCGCGCCCGGACCTGGCGTCGCGAGGGCGGCAAGATCGTGGTCGAGATCGCGACCGGCCGCGTGACCTGCGACCGGCTGATCCTCAGCGGCGATGGCCAGCTCAACGCCATGGCCGGGACGGCGCAAGCGCGGGTCATGCCGATCAACAACTTCATCGCGGTCACCGCGCCTTTGGGGCGCTTGGCCGACGAGATCATCCGCTCGAACGCGGCCGTCTCGGACAGCCGCTTCGTCGTCAACTATTTCCGCAAGACGCCGGACGGACGGCTCTTGTTTGGAGGCGGCGAGAACTACCGCCCCGGCTTCCCGAGCGACATTGCCGCTCTCGTCCGCAAGAACCTCGCCAAGGTCTATCCGCGCCTGGCGGGGGTCGAGATCACCCACGCCTGGGGCGGAACGCTGGGGATAACGCTCAGCCGCATGCCCTTTGTCAGCGAGATCGCGCCGGGGGTGCGGGTCGCCTCCGGCTATTCGGGGCAAGGTGTGATGCTGGCCCCCTATGTCGGCAAGCTATTGGCGGAGGGGGACGCCCAGGTCTCGGACCTGATGGCGCGTGTCCCGACCCCGCCGTTCCCGGGCGGTCGCTGGCTGCGTTGGCCGCTGACCGTAGCGGGGCTTAGCTGGTACGCGCTGCGGGATCGGTTGTGA
- a CDS encoding tetratricopeptide repeat-containing sulfotransferase family protein, which produces MTMTTAPAASLADAFAHAERLLETDPRLAAEQARAILEVVPRHADTTRLLAAALRLSGDAEGGLATIAPLTQALPNLPLAQLELALCLERLGRTAEAARAFDRASALEPRLSEAWRGLSESLELLGDRQGAERALARQLRASTHDPLLIEAATALSENRLGEAERVLRERLKADAGDVAAIRMLAETGARLGRYADAEALLTRCVELAPNFAAARHNLATMLYRQNKNLEALAQIEMLVAKDARHPGYANLYAAILARLGEYDRAIAVYDQVLADYPNQPKGWMSYGHALKTVGRQADSVAAYRKALDLAPTLGEVWWSLANLKTVKFTAEDLAAMRQALEAEGLSDDDRLHLHYALGKAHEDAEAWDASFAHYAAGAAIRREQLEYDPEENTADTVRTKAVFSPAFIAARAGQGCAAPDPIFVVGLPRSGSTLVEQILASHSLVEGTMELPDLIVMARRLGGKTAKRAESTYPESLADLSPEDLKALGEEFIERTRIQRKTDKPFFIDKMPNNFAHTGLIHLILPNAKIIDARRHPLGCCFSGFKQHFARGQAFSYDLTDIGRYYADYVDLMAHFDAVLPGRVHRVIYERLIEDPETQIRALLDHCGLPFEEACLSPHENDRAVRTASSEQVRRPIFKDAVEHWQKFESHLGPLKQSLGAVLNAYPGTPVI; this is translated from the coding sequence ATGACCATGACGACCGCTCCCGCCGCCAGTCTCGCCGACGCCTTCGCGCACGCCGAGCGGTTGTTGGAGACCGATCCGCGCCTGGCCGCCGAACAGGCGCGGGCGATCCTGGAGGTCGTCCCGCGCCACGCCGACACTACACGCCTGCTGGCCGCCGCCTTGCGCCTGTCCGGCGACGCCGAGGGCGGGCTGGCGACCATCGCGCCGCTGACCCAGGCCCTGCCGAACCTGCCGTTGGCCCAGCTGGAGCTGGCCCTGTGTCTGGAGCGTCTGGGCCGTACCGCCGAGGCCGCGCGCGCCTTTGACCGCGCCAGCGCGCTGGAGCCTCGCCTGTCCGAAGCCTGGCGAGGCCTGTCCGAGAGTCTGGAGCTTCTGGGTGATCGCCAGGGCGCTGAACGCGCGCTGGCCCGTCAGCTCCGCGCCTCGACCCATGACCCGCTGCTGATCGAGGCGGCCACGGCGCTGTCTGAGAATCGGCTGGGCGAGGCCGAACGAGTGCTGCGCGAGCGCCTGAAAGCCGACGCCGGCGACGTCGCAGCGATCCGCATGCTGGCCGAGACCGGCGCGCGCCTGGGACGCTACGCCGACGCCGAGGCGCTGCTGACCCGCTGCGTGGAGCTGGCGCCCAACTTCGCCGCCGCCCGCCACAACCTGGCGACCATGCTCTACCGCCAGAACAAGAACCTCGAGGCCCTGGCGCAGATCGAGATGCTGGTGGCCAAGGACGCGCGTCATCCGGGCTACGCCAACCTTTATGCGGCGATCCTGGCGCGGCTGGGCGAATATGATCGCGCGATCGCCGTCTACGATCAGGTTCTGGCGGACTATCCCAACCAGCCCAAGGGCTGGATGAGCTACGGCCACGCCCTCAAGACGGTAGGCCGCCAGGCCGACAGCGTCGCGGCCTATCGCAAGGCTCTGGATCTGGCCCCGACCCTGGGTGAGGTCTGGTGGAGCCTGGCCAACCTCAAGACCGTCAAGTTCACGGCGGAAGACCTGGCCGCCATGCGCCAGGCGCTGGAGGCCGAGGGGCTTTCGGACGATGACCGTCTGCATCTCCACTACGCCTTGGGCAAGGCGCATGAGGACGCCGAGGCTTGGGACGCGTCGTTCGCCCACTACGCGGCCGGCGCGGCGATCCGGCGCGAACAGCTGGAGTATGATCCGGAGGAAAACACCGCCGACACCGTGCGCACCAAGGCGGTGTTCTCGCCGGCCTTCATCGCGGCGCGGGCGGGGCAGGGCTGTGCGGCGCCCGATCCGATCTTCGTCGTGGGCCTGCCGCGTTCGGGGTCGACGCTGGTGGAGCAGATCCTGGCCAGTCACTCGCTGGTCGAGGGGACGATGGAACTGCCTGACTTGATCGTCATGGCGCGCCGCCTCGGGGGCAAGACCGCCAAGCGCGCCGAGTCGACCTATCCCGAAAGCCTCGCCGATCTGTCGCCCGAAGACCTCAAGGCGTTGGGCGAGGAGTTCATCGAACGCACCCGCATTCAGCGCAAGACCGACAAGCCGTTCTTCATCGACAAGATGCCGAACAACTTCGCGCACACCGGGCTGATCCACCTGATCCTGCCCAACGCCAAGATCATCGACGCGCGGCGCCACCCGCTGGGCTGCTGCTTCTCGGGCTTCAAGCAGCACTTCGCGCGCGGCCAGGCGTTCAGCTACGACCTGACGGACATCGGCCGGTACTATGCCGACTATGTGGACCTGATGGCCCACTTCGACGCGGTCCTGCCGGGGCGGGTGCATCGGGTGATCTACGAGCGGCTGATCGAGGATCCTGAAACGCAGATCCGCGCTTTGCTCGACCACTGCGGCCTGCCATTCGAGGAGGCCTGCCTGTCGCCCCACGAGAATGACCGCGCGGTGCGAACCGCCAGTTCAGAACAGGTCCGCCGTCCGATCTTCAAGGACGCCGTTGAGCACTGGCAGAAATTCGAATCGCATCTGGGACCGCTCAAGCAGTCGCTGGGAGCGGTGCTCAATGCGTACCCAGGTACGCCTGTTATTTGA